The following proteins come from a genomic window of Phacochoerus africanus isolate WHEZ1 chromosome 9, ROS_Pafr_v1, whole genome shotgun sequence:
- the BPHL gene encoding valacyclovir hydrolase isoform X3 has translation MAAALGSRGARRLLLLLSALKPGLHVPRAGPSAAFSSSVTSARVAVNGIHLHYLRTGEGEHAVLLLPGMLGSGETDFGPQIETLSKKLFTVVAWDPRGYGHSRPPDRDFPVGFFERDAEDAIGLMKTLKFKKVSLLGWSDGGITALTAAARYPSYVSKMVIWGANAYVTDQDERIYQGIRDVSKWNERTRKPLEALYGFDYFARTCEKWVDGIMQFKHLPDGNICRHLLPLVQCPTLIVHGEKDPLVPRFHADYIHEHVRGSRVCQIKREDRPHVACCPLGDLGC, from the exons ATGGCGGCGGCGCTGGGCAGTCGGGGCGCgcggcggctgctgctgctccttTCGGCGCTGAAGCCCGGGCTCCACGTCCCCCGGGCCGGGCCCTCGGCCGCGTTCAG CtcctctgtgacctctgccagAGTGGCCGTGAACGGCATCCACCTGCATTACCTGCGGACGGGAGAGGGAGAGCACGCGGTCCTGCTGCTGCCGGGGATGTTGG GCAGTGGAGAGACGGATTTCGGCCCTCAAATCGAGACCCTCAGCAAGAAGCTCTTCACGGTGGTCGCCTGGGATCCCCGAGGCTACGGACATTCCAGACCCCCGGATCGAGATTTCCCCGTGGGGTTTTTTGAAAGGGATGCAGAAGATGCCATTGGCCTGATGAAG ACGCTCAAGTTTAAGAAGGTCTCTCTGCTGGGGTGGAGTGACGGGGGGATAACTGCCCTCACTGCGGCGGCCAGATACCCGTCCTACGTCAGCAAGATGGTGATCTGGGGTGCCAACGCCTACGTGACCGACCAGGACGAGAGGATCTATCAGG GCATCCGCGACGTTTCTAAATGGAATGAGAGAACGAGGAAGCCGCTGGAAGCCCTGTATGGGTTCGACTACTTTGCCAGGACCTGTGAGAAGTGGGTGGATGGCATAATGCAGTTTAAACATCTTCCCGATG GTAACATCTGTCGCCACCTGCTGCCCCTGGTTCAGTGTCCCACCTTAATCGTGCATGGCGAGAAGGACCCTCTGGTCCCACGTTTCCACGCCGACTACATCCACGAACATGTGCGAGGGTCACG AGTTTGTCAGATCAAAAGAGAAGACAGACCACACGTTGCCTGCTGCCCGCTTGGAGACTTAGGTTGTTAG
- the BPHL gene encoding valacyclovir hydrolase isoform X4 produces the protein MAAALGSRGARRLLLLLSALKPGLHVPRAGPSAAFSSSVTSARVAVNGIHLHYLRTGEGEHAVLLLPGMLGSGETDFGPQIETLSKKLFTVVAWDPRGYGHSRPPDRDFPVGFFERDAEDAIGLMKTLKFKKVSLLGWSDGGITALTAAARYPSYVSKMVIWGANAYVTDQDERIYQEVTLSRLGRRLRWQLRPCSASSQMPRLRPLGVRVRRNHQDLGSLRHNGKQTWATPPAALAQQGPPLQAAASLS, from the exons ATGGCGGCGGCGCTGGGCAGTCGGGGCGCgcggcggctgctgctgctccttTCGGCGCTGAAGCCCGGGCTCCACGTCCCCCGGGCCGGGCCCTCGGCCGCGTTCAG CtcctctgtgacctctgccagAGTGGCCGTGAACGGCATCCACCTGCATTACCTGCGGACGGGAGAGGGAGAGCACGCGGTCCTGCTGCTGCCGGGGATGTTGG GCAGTGGAGAGACGGATTTCGGCCCTCAAATCGAGACCCTCAGCAAGAAGCTCTTCACGGTGGTCGCCTGGGATCCCCGAGGCTACGGACATTCCAGACCCCCGGATCGAGATTTCCCCGTGGGGTTTTTTGAAAGGGATGCAGAAGATGCCATTGGCCTGATGAAG ACGCTCAAGTTTAAGAAGGTCTCTCTGCTGGGGTGGAGTGACGGGGGGATAACTGCCCTCACTGCGGCGGCCAGATACCCGTCCTACGTCAGCAAGATGGTGATCTGGGGTGCCAACGCCTACGTGACCGACCAGGACGAGAGGATCTATCAGG AAGTGACGCTCTCGCGACTCGGGAGAAGGCTCAG GTGGCAGCTCCGCCCTTGCTCAGCCTCCAGCCAGATGCCCAGATTGAGACCCCTGGGTGTCAGGGTGAGGAGGAACCACCAGGATCTGGGGTCTCTGCGGCACAACGGGAAGCAGACCTGGGCTACTCCACCTGCTGCCCTGGCCCAGCAGGGCCCTCCTCTTCAGGCCGCTGCCTCTCTGTCCTGA
- the BPHL gene encoding valacyclovir hydrolase isoform X1, producing MAAALGSRGARRLLLLLSALKPGLHVPRAGPSAAFSSSVTSARVAVNGIHLHYLRTGEGEHAVLLLPGMLGSGETDFGPQIETLSKKLFTVVAWDPRGYGHSRPPDRDFPVGFFERDAEDAIGLMKTLKFKKVSLLGWSDGGITALTAAARYPSYVSKMVIWGANAYVTDQDERIYQEVTLSRLGRRLRSVFHFLLLGSCGWFFVALAEVTCVPKGPRYSQGDLRVPIRNGDARPCLRRSFKLIFEGLRERRTGAGKPQPVVQPCLLPASVRLKLPWGRTALCVRGTEMGCPSSPGVAARGLSW from the exons ATGGCGGCGGCGCTGGGCAGTCGGGGCGCgcggcggctgctgctgctccttTCGGCGCTGAAGCCCGGGCTCCACGTCCCCCGGGCCGGGCCCTCGGCCGCGTTCAG CtcctctgtgacctctgccagAGTGGCCGTGAACGGCATCCACCTGCATTACCTGCGGACGGGAGAGGGAGAGCACGCGGTCCTGCTGCTGCCGGGGATGTTGG GCAGTGGAGAGACGGATTTCGGCCCTCAAATCGAGACCCTCAGCAAGAAGCTCTTCACGGTGGTCGCCTGGGATCCCCGAGGCTACGGACATTCCAGACCCCCGGATCGAGATTTCCCCGTGGGGTTTTTTGAAAGGGATGCAGAAGATGCCATTGGCCTGATGAAG ACGCTCAAGTTTAAGAAGGTCTCTCTGCTGGGGTGGAGTGACGGGGGGATAACTGCCCTCACTGCGGCGGCCAGATACCCGTCCTACGTCAGCAAGATGGTGATCTGGGGTGCCAACGCCTACGTGACCGACCAGGACGAGAGGATCTATCAGG AAGTGACGCTCTCGCGACTCGGGAGAAGGCTCAGGTCGGTCTTCCATTTCCTCCTGTTGGGGAGCTGCGGGTGGTTCTTCGTGGCTTTAGCTGAAGTAACTTGCGTGCCGAAGGGCCCACGGTATTCACAGGGGGACCTTCGTGTGCCGATTCGGAATGGCGATGCTCGACCCTGCTTAAGGCGGTCCTTCAAGCTTATCTTTGAGGGGCTTAGAGAGCGGAGAACAGGGGCTGGCAAACCACAGCCCGTGGTTcagccctgcctgctgcctgcttCCGTAAGGCTGAAGCTCCCGTGGGGGCGGACGGCGCTGTGCGTGCGGGGCACGGAGATGGGGTGCCCCTCCAGCCCTGGGGTTGCCGCCCGGGGCCTGTCCTGGTGA